One Rosa chinensis cultivar Old Blush chromosome 5, RchiOBHm-V2, whole genome shotgun sequence genomic region harbors:
- the LOC112201468 gene encoding aluminum-activated malate transporter 2, protein MASQVAGVKNTNEDENAHKDLGFCGRVKNKVVEFPMKLKKLGRDDPRRIVHSLKVGLAVLLVSLLYYFDPLYDGLGATAMWAVLTVVVVFEFSVGATLGRGLNRILATFLAGSLGFGVHHLANLSGEKGHPILIGLFVFILAASVTFFRFFPRIKARYDYGLLIFILTFCMISVSGYRDEEILEMAHKRASTILIGAFTAVSVCVFICPVWAGDDLHNSVATNIEKLGSFLEGFGSECFKISCKGGESNKALLKGYCSVLNSKQSEESQVNFARWEPRHGRFRFRHPWKHYLKIGSLTRQCAYRIDTLNGYINSEIQTPLNIHSTKVQELCMKISSESSKALKELALAMKTMTRPTTATAHITKSRIAANSLKSFLKSPGLGGDIHLLDIIPAVTVASLLTDVVAYAEQIEKSIQELASLSHVQFKSAEPKTEQEQTRLHKHGIVHPCAATDGPHHVITIVQPSLKEIENKG, encoded by the exons ATGGCATCTCAAGTAGCAGGTGTTAAGAATACCAATGAGGATGAAAATGCTCACAAAGATCTTGGTTTTTGTGGGAGGGTGAAGAACAAGGTTGTCGAGTTTCCGATGAAGTTAAAGAAGCTAGGGCGAGATGATCCGAGAAGGATTGTTCATTCTCTCAAAGTAGGACTAGCAGTTCTCTTGGTGTCATTACTCTATTACTTTGATCCTCTCTATGATGGCCTCGGTGCCACTGCTATGTGGGCTGTTTTAACTGTTGTGGTTGTTTTCGAATTTTCCGTAG GAGCAACACTTGGAAGAGGTTTGAACAGGATTTTGGCAACATTCCTCGCAGGTTCTCTAGGATTTGGTGTTCATCATTTGGCAAATCTTTCAGGAGAAAAAGGTCATCCAATACTCATTGGTCTTTTCGTCTTTATACTAG CTGCATCAGTGACATTTTTCCGCTTCTTTCCCCGGATTAAGGCAAGATATGATTATGGACTCCTGATTTTTATATTGACATTTTGCATGATATCCGTATCCGGATACAGAGATGAAGAGATACTAGAGATGGCACACAAGAGGGCGTCCACAATCCTTATAGGTGCCTTTACAGCTGTGTCTGTGTGTGTTTTCATTTGCCCGGTGTGGGCTGGTGATGACCTGCACAACTCGGTTGCTACCAACATCGAAAAGCTTGGGAGCTTCTTGGAAG GGTTTGGGAGTGAATGCTTCAAAATATCTTGCAAGGGAGGAGAGTCTAACAAGGCACTTCTAAAAGGATATTGCAGTGTTCTCAACTCGAAACAGAGTGAAGAAAGTCAG GTTAATTTTGCTAGGTGGGAGCCTAGACATGGTCGGTTTAGGTTCCGTCATCCTTGGAAACACTATCTGAAGATCGGAAGCCTTACCCGACAATGTGCCTACCGGATTGATACTCTTAATGGCTACATTAACTCCGAAATCCAG ACGCCGTTAAATATCCACAGCACCAAAGTTCAAGAGCTGTGCATGAAGATTAGCTCAGAGTCGAGCAAGGCATTAAAAGAACTAGCATTGGCCATGAAAACAATGACTCGACCAACCACTGCCACTGCTCACATAACAAAATCAAGAATTGCGGCTAATAGCCTGAAATCCTTTCTCAAGTCTCCAGGCTTGGGTGGAGACATCCACCTACTAGACATCATACCAGCTGTGACCGTAGCTTCACTGCTAACTGATGTGGTTGCCTACGCTGAACAAATTGAGAAATCCATACAAGAACTAGCCTCCCTTTCACATGTGCAATTCAAGAGTGCAGAACCAAAAACAGAGCAAGAGCAGACGAGGTTACACAAGCATGGCATAGTGCACCCTTGTGCTGCAACCGATGGACCACATCATGTTATCACAATTGTTCAACCATCTCTAAAGGAAATCGAAAACAAAGGCTAG
- the LOC112168320 gene encoding aluminum-activated malate transporter 2: MMGSASNEKIGVLLASLTARFTGKVCEIADRTKKLGQDDPRRITHSLKVGFALTLVSLFYYYQPLYNSFGASAMWAVMTVIVVFEFSVGATLGKGLNRGLATLVAGALGIGAHHLASLSGHIGEPILLGIFVFLQAATSTFIRFFPKIKARYDYGLLIFILTFSLISVSGFRDDEVLELAHKRISTIFIGGSACVIVSILVFPVWAGEDLHNLIAANIEKLGNFLEGFGGEYFKTLEDIAESKDDKAFLLGYKSVLNSKSSEESLANFARWEPGHGRFSFRHPWTQYLKVGALIQQCSYRIEALHGRLITADIQASPEIRNRIEESCTKLSLESGKALKALASDFRTMTKSPSADPHIANAKAAAKSLKSLLKSGLREDIDLLEVVPAATVASLLLDVVNCTEKIVESVYELGSLANFETVEATVSPEKSHELGKICRDKKSPMMDCPHVVIKITESPPVLPVNIGKTSQQILEV, translated from the exons ATGATGGGGTCTGCAAGTAATGAGAAAATAGGGGTACTATTAGCTAGTTTAACTGCAAGGTTTACTGGCAAGGTCTGTGAGATTGCAGATAGAACTAAAAAGCTTGGGCAAGATGACCCTAGAAGAATTACTCATTCCCTTAAAGTAGGATTTGCACTCACCTTGGTCTCATTATTCTACTACTATCAACCACTTTACAACAGTTTTGGTGCTTCTGCAATGTGGGCTGTTATGACTGTCATCGTCGTCTTCGAATTCTCAGTTG GAGCTACACTTGGAAAAGGTTTAAATAGAGGATTGGCAACCCTAGTAGCCGGTGCTCTAGGTATTGGAGCTCATCACCTGGCTAGCTTATCTGGGCACATTGGTGAACCCATACTACTAGGCATCTTTGTCTTCCTACAAG CTGCTACATCAACGTTCATACGGTTCTTCCCGAAAATTAAGGCACGATATGACTACGGGttgttgatttttatattgacATTCTCTTTGATATCGGTATCGGGTTTCCGTGATGATGAGGTGTTGGAGTTGGCTCATAAAAGGATATCCACCATCTTCATTGGTGGCTCTGCATGTGTTATTGTATCCATACTGGTTTTTCCTGTCTGGGCTGGTGAAGATCTTCATAACCTCATAGCTGCCAACATTGAAAAGCTAGGAAATTTCTTGGAAG GATTTGGGGGTGAATACTTCAAAACGTTGGAGGATATTGCAGAGTCTAAAGATGACAAGGCATTTCTTCTAGGATATAAAAGTGTTCTCAATTCTAAAAGTAGCGAAGAATCCTTG GCTAACTTTGCAAGATGGGAGCCAGGTCATGGTAGGTTTAGTTTTCGTCATCCATGGACGCAATACCTTAAAGTCGGAGCTTTAATTCAGCAATGCTCCTACCGGATTGAAGCACTTCATGGCCGCCTAATAACCGCTGACATTCAA GCATCGCCAGAAATTCGTAACAGAATTGAAGAATCATGCACAAAATTGAGCTTGGAATCTGGCAAAGCACTCAAGGCACTAGCATCAGATTTCCGGACAATGACCAAATCACCCTCTGCTGATCCCCACATTGCTAATGCAAAGGCTGCAGCGAAGTCCCTCAAGTCCTTACTTAAATCTGGCTTGCGGGAAGACATTGATCTTTTAGAAGTGGTGCCAGCAGCAACAGTAGCCTCACTACTACTTGATGTTGTCAACTGCACTGAGAAAATTGTCGAGTCTGTTTATGAACTTGGGTCTCTTGCAAATTTTGAGACTGTTGAAGCCACTGTGTCACCGGAAAAATCACACGAGTTGGGAAAAATTTGTCGTGATAAAAAAAGTCCGATGATGGACTGTCCCCATGTCGTTATCAAAATTACGGAGTCACCCCCAGTTTTGCCAGTAAATATTGGTAAAACGAGTCAACAGATCCTTGAAGTGTAA